From Vibrio aerogenes, a single genomic window includes:
- a CDS encoding pectinesterase family protein → MKIKQRTVRVMILASFAAPMAFASPVIYAGSLSNQLSPAPHSTHVYEDTTFTLTFDSTPAKGSGSIRIYNADNDQLVDTINVGTDTDNIGYKNVRTLKTYSVRVRGRQVHITPHAKKLQRGQSYYVTVPASAFTGAKIAGQTFNGIDRNTDWVVSTRASLPDVNKTTIVVDDNGSQADFRTVQGAINFVRQYHSNNQMEILVKAGTYEEPLYIYKQNNLTIRGEGKNNTIITYKNNNNLNSGTSGRALLLAYGCDMLRLKDLTIKNSTLVAEGGQAETIYFNSSNGRLIAMNSNFISEQDTLLLKGWTWFYNTMVAGNVDFIWGYPHVSLFENSEIRTVGDSRGKNHGGYILQARVPDKSDKGFVFLNSKLTRGKSVNGYSVPDNKTYLARSGGKSSYYDNVAFINTRMDKHINTAGWNGSRTPNPSQADKHAGWREYNSQDLSGNRLNVSSRLSNAYQMTSNDVNNGYKNRQQIFEDYNNGSGWNPQN, encoded by the coding sequence ATGAAAATAAAACAACGTACAGTCAGAGTGATGATACTTGCATCATTCGCCGCGCCCATGGCTTTCGCAAGTCCGGTTATCTATGCCGGATCACTCTCGAATCAACTGTCACCGGCACCACACAGTACCCATGTCTACGAAGATACGACATTCACGCTCACCTTTGACAGCACACCGGCAAAAGGCAGTGGCTCCATCCGTATTTATAACGCAGATAATGATCAGTTAGTCGACACCATCAATGTCGGGACCGACACCGATAACATTGGTTACAAAAATGTCAGAACCCTGAAAACTTATTCTGTAAGGGTTCGCGGCAGGCAGGTCCATATCACGCCTCATGCTAAAAAGCTGCAACGTGGTCAGTCCTATTATGTGACTGTTCCGGCCTCCGCTTTTACCGGGGCAAAAATCGCCGGTCAAACATTCAATGGCATCGACCGCAACACTGACTGGGTCGTCAGTACACGCGCCAGTCTGCCGGATGTGAACAAAACAACGATTGTTGTTGATGATAACGGCTCACAGGCTGATTTCCGGACCGTACAGGGAGCCATTAATTTTGTACGCCAGTATCACAGCAATAATCAAATGGAAATATTGGTAAAAGCAGGCACTTATGAAGAGCCGCTGTATATCTATAAGCAAAACAATCTCACCATCCGGGGGGAAGGAAAAAATAACACCATTATCACCTATAAGAATAACAATAATCTTAACTCTGGCACATCCGGCCGGGCGTTACTGCTTGCTTACGGTTGTGACATGTTAAGGTTAAAAGACCTGACGATAAAAAACAGCACGTTAGTTGCCGAAGGGGGACAGGCTGAAACCATTTATTTCAACAGTTCAAATGGTCGTCTGATTGCTATGAACAGTAACTTCATCAGCGAGCAGGATACGTTGCTGCTCAAAGGCTGGACCTGGTTCTATAACACCATGGTGGCAGGTAATGTTGACTTTATCTGGGGCTATCCGCATGTGTCCTTATTTGAGAACAGTGAAATCCGCACCGTCGGCGATTCCCGTGGCAAAAATCATGGTGGATATATTTTACAGGCCCGGGTGCCGGATAAATCAGACAAAGGGTTTGTCTTTCTCAATTCAAAACTCACCCGCGGTAAAAGTGTCAATGGCTACTCTGTTCCGGATAACAAAACGTATTTAGCCCGGAGTGGCGGAAAATCCTCCTACTATGATAACGTCGCTTTTATTAATACCCGGATGGATAAACATATCAACACTGCCGGATGGAATGGGTCACGGACGCCGAACCCATCTCAGGCCGATAAGCATGCAGGATGGCGTGAATACAACAGTCAAGATCTCTCGGGCAATCGTCTGAATGTCTCATCGCGGTTATCAAATGCTTACCAAATGACCAGCAATGATGTGAATAACGGATATAAAAACCGTCAGCAAATCTTTGAAGATTACAATAACGGTTCGGGCTGGAATCCACAGAATTAG
- a CDS encoding AraC family transcriptional regulator — MSEEKLRQAQSDTTEPFILVICDEKPVERSSGLHKHARGQLSGLRKGVFTLGTETGTWIVPAEHAIWMPPGVPHFGYSHGAVESWSCYVSGPACTDLPRQPCLVKITRLLREAVMRASDWQGETLSERELRIAMVILDELCVAPVEPFGLTMPKDPRLIRVARALLRDPGNKQSLQQWADWSGISNRSLSRKFVAETGYTFTAWRQRARLIRALELLAEGRQVTVVAFELGYDSVSAFISVFRQVLGTTPTHYFSHQ; from the coding sequence ATGTCCGAAGAAAAACTGCGCCAGGCTCAGTCTGATACCACTGAACCCTTCATTCTTGTCATCTGTGATGAAAAACCCGTCGAGAGAAGCTCCGGGTTACACAAACATGCCAGAGGGCAACTCTCAGGTCTGAGAAAGGGGGTATTCACTCTGGGAACCGAAACCGGAACCTGGATCGTTCCGGCTGAGCACGCGATATGGATGCCCCCCGGCGTTCCCCACTTTGGTTACAGCCATGGTGCGGTTGAAAGCTGGAGCTGCTATGTCTCCGGTCCTGCCTGCACAGATTTACCCCGGCAACCTTGTTTAGTCAAAATCACCCGTTTACTGCGGGAAGCCGTGATGCGGGCATCAGACTGGCAGGGTGAAACACTCAGTGAGCGCGAGTTACGGATAGCCATGGTGATTCTCGATGAATTATGTGTCGCCCCGGTTGAGCCTTTTGGTTTGACGATGCCCAAAGATCCCAGGCTGATACGTGTTGCCAGGGCACTGCTCCGGGATCCGGGTAATAAACAAAGTCTGCAACAATGGGCTGACTGGAGTGGTATTTCTAATCGCTCCCTGAGCCGGAAATTTGTCGCCGAAACCGGCTACACCTTTACGGCTTGGCGGCAAAGAGCGCGTTTAATCCGGGCACTTGAATTGCTGGCAGAAGGGCGGCAGGTGACTGTGGTTGCATTTGAGCTGGGCTATGACAGTGTCAGCGCTTTTATCAGTGTATTCAGGCAAGTGCTGGGCACTACACCCACGCATTATTTTTCGCATCAGTAA
- a CDS encoding MSMEG_1061 family FMN-dependent PPOX-type flavoprotein, whose translation MEQDHTTLNDADLDLLYDPPPEHIQQGVMSELISFHIDYLARATFFCLATGRENGLDASPRGGPPGFVKVLDNKTIAFADWPGNNRIESMRNLVHDNRVGMLFLFPGLMVFMRINGHARCTSDETICRQCAEGHQVPKTVTIIDVREVFFHCGRAVSRARLWQTSSHIERSSVPSPGQMRAAMTQQGPEVAEKIDETYHQQMNQQLY comes from the coding sequence ATGGAACAAGATCATACGACGCTTAACGATGCAGATCTGGACTTACTCTATGATCCGCCCCCGGAACATATTCAGCAGGGCGTGATGTCTGAACTGATTTCCTTCCATATTGACTACCTTGCCAGGGCGACATTTTTTTGTCTCGCAACCGGACGGGAAAACGGGTTGGATGCCTCTCCCCGCGGTGGTCCGCCGGGTTTTGTAAAAGTGTTGGATAACAAGACTATCGCCTTCGCTGACTGGCCGGGAAACAACCGGATTGAGTCGATGCGTAATCTGGTCCATGACAACAGGGTCGGCATGTTGTTTCTGTTCCCCGGTCTGATGGTGTTTATGCGCATTAACGGCCATGCCCGTTGTACCAGCGATGAGACCATTTGCCGTCAGTGTGCTGAAGGTCATCAGGTGCCTAAAACGGTCACTATTATTGATGTGCGGGAGGTATTTTTCCATTGCGGCAGAGCAGTGAGCCGTGCCCGGTTATGGCAAACCTCATCTCATATTGAACGCAGCAGTGTACCCAGTCCGGGCCAAATGCGTGCGGCCATGACTCAGCAGGGGCCTGAAGTCGCAGAGAAAATTGACGAGACATATCATCAGCAAATGAACCAACAACTATACTGA
- the rlmF gene encoding 23S rRNA (adenine(1618)-N(6))-methyltransferase RlmF, producing MSQKTKPAKSAAPAISTSETKVVKLCSKGLHPRNKHQGRYDFPALVKALPELKKHVTVNPKGEQTVNFSDPLAVKLLNKALLSCHYQVTMWDIPQGYLCPPIPGRADYIHRAAELLKKDQPGLDMGQIRALDIGVGANCIYPIIGVCDYGWHYVASDVDPVSVKNARRIAESNPVLKGKIACRLQKNSRNLFKEIIQPGECYHMTTCNPPFHKSLQEAMQGTRRKLNNLKQNRTKRGQTGEKKHHQYPAQSSLNFGGQKAELWCPGGEAAFIKNMALESREFASQVLWFTTLISKKENVRWMQKQLTKAGAQEIQIVGMSQGQKTSRFMAWTFQTAAQRQQWRTRKQ from the coding sequence ATGAGTCAAAAAACAAAACCGGCTAAATCTGCAGCACCTGCGATATCGACTTCAGAGACGAAGGTTGTCAAGCTCTGCTCCAAAGGATTGCATCCGCGCAACAAACATCAGGGACGTTATGATTTTCCGGCGTTGGTGAAAGCTCTGCCCGAACTGAAAAAGCATGTGACTGTGAATCCGAAAGGTGAACAGACCGTAAACTTTTCTGATCCTCTGGCGGTGAAGTTACTGAATAAAGCGCTGCTGAGCTGCCATTATCAGGTCACGATGTGGGATATTCCTCAGGGATATCTTTGCCCGCCGATTCCGGGCCGGGCGGATTATATTCACCGGGCGGCTGAATTACTGAAAAAAGACCAGCCGGGTCTGGACATGGGTCAGATCAGGGCGCTGGATATTGGTGTCGGTGCGAACTGTATTTATCCAATCATTGGTGTGTGTGACTATGGCTGGCACTATGTTGCCAGTGATGTTGATCCGGTCTCGGTAAAAAATGCCCGTCGAATTGCTGAAAGTAATCCGGTGCTGAAGGGGAAGATTGCATGTCGGTTACAGAAAAACAGCCGGAATCTGTTCAAAGAGATCATCCAGCCGGGTGAGTGCTATCATATGACGACCTGTAATCCGCCGTTTCACAAGTCATTGCAGGAAGCTATGCAGGGAACCCGGCGAAAACTGAATAACCTGAAACAGAACCGGACAAAACGGGGTCAGACCGGGGAGAAGAAGCACCATCAATACCCCGCTCAGTCCTCACTTAATTTTGGTGGTCAGAAAGCAGAGCTTTGGTGTCCGGGCGGTGAAGCTGCTTTTATTAAAAATATGGCGCTGGAAAGCCGTGAGTTTGCGTCACAGGTTCTGTGGTTTACCACATTGATTTCGAAAAAAGAGAATGTACGCTGGATGCAAAAACAACTGACAAAGGCGGGCGCGCAGGAGATACAGATCGTCGGGATGAGCCAGGGGCAGAAGACCAGCCGGTTTATGGCCTGGACGTTTCAGACCGCAGCGCAACGTCAACAATGGCGCACGCGCAAACAATAG
- a CDS encoding GNAT family N-acyltransferase, translating to MMSQRDFELQLLAPSAHQAAEFFTHTQVNTTAYEQLITAVRQLRQQVYTEEGMISQSENKADYLQKDKEAWHLIGRKKSSGEMLGCVRMFFFQQAEAFPSAERMIEFGGVTFPHQQLYLSHLHTIHSHLQTLRHRKKPLAYIGGMSVKNTGRKLGCGARLSLGINALSRILHQAEGITFARTEKGCAALFRKIGGYPLGGSPDMFYCDSYQCHIQMIGLRPEILPHKSERVVTQIEQQLKMNQVLAGQ from the coding sequence ATGATGAGTCAACGGGATTTTGAATTACAACTTTTAGCCCCTTCCGCACACCAGGCAGCAGAATTTTTTACGCACACCCAGGTCAACACCACAGCCTATGAGCAGTTGATCACAGCGGTCCGCCAGTTACGACAACAGGTTTACACTGAAGAAGGCATGATATCTCAGTCAGAAAACAAAGCGGATTATCTGCAAAAAGACAAAGAAGCCTGGCACTTAATTGGCAGAAAGAAGAGTTCAGGCGAGATGCTCGGCTGTGTGCGAATGTTTTTCTTCCAACAGGCAGAAGCGTTTCCATCGGCAGAGCGTATGATTGAGTTTGGTGGAGTGACCTTCCCTCATCAGCAACTTTATCTCAGTCACTTACACACTATTCACTCACATCTTCAAACCCTCCGTCACAGAAAAAAACCACTGGCTTATATCGGCGGAATGTCTGTCAAAAATACCGGACGTAAACTCGGCTGTGGCGCCCGGTTAAGCCTGGGAATTAATGCACTGTCCCGGATTCTTCATCAGGCGGAAGGGATAACATTTGCCCGGACAGAAAAAGGCTGTGCTGCCCTGTTCCGCAAGATTGGTGGTTATCCGCTGGGCGGATCTCCCGATATGTTTTACTGTGACAGTTATCAATGCCACATTCAGATGATTGGATTAAGGCCGGAAATTTTGCCACACAAGTCGGAGCGTGTAGTCACTCAAATTGAACAACAACTGAAAATGAATCAGGTTTTAGCCGGACAATAA
- a CDS encoding DUF1415 domain-containing protein codes for MAMSKAELETRQWLNDVVIGLNLCPFAHKPNKNNQIKVAVSAATSEEQLLEFILLELRELDSKMPEELETTLVVVTGMLADFMDYNFFLDWVDALLKQEDYEGIYQIASFHPDYCFGGTEPEDAGNLTNRSPYPTIHLIREASMEKVLKHYPNPEAIPDNNVARVEALTDKEKTRLFPYLIL; via the coding sequence ATGGCAATGTCTAAAGCTGAACTGGAGACCAGACAATGGTTAAACGATGTTGTTATTGGCCTGAACCTGTGTCCTTTTGCTCATAAACCAAATAAAAACAACCAAATCAAGGTGGCTGTTTCTGCAGCGACATCGGAAGAGCAATTGCTGGAGTTTATATTACTCGAACTCAGGGAGCTGGACAGCAAAATGCCTGAAGAGCTGGAAACCACTCTGGTCGTTGTGACCGGTATGCTGGCAGATTTTATGGATTATAACTTCTTTTTAGACTGGGTCGATGCCTTGCTCAAGCAGGAAGACTATGAAGGTATTTACCAGATCGCGAGTTTTCATCCAGACTACTGCTTTGGTGGCACTGAACCGGAAGATGCCGGGAACTTAACCAATCGTTCACCCTATCCGACAATCCACTTGATACGCGAAGCGTCGATGGAAAAAGTGCTGAAACATTACCCGAATCCGGAAGCCATTCCCGATAACAACGTAGCCAGAGTAGAAGCTTTGACAGACAAGGAAAAAACCAGGCTGTTTCCTTATCTTATTCTCTGA
- a CDS encoding S8 family serine peptidase, producing the protein MRQVKYLMLQWKMILQWKHWLWILLLPLATNALAHKHKNEVTELRPGTVIYQIDANASPDDLKGLNALLKSQGLVSERTLEGSQIVIATFEHHGREKAIAKIIDKSGYVAFAEPDYIVQPTLQPNDTFFSYQWHHNNVNSPQAWDITTGSNAVLVGVCDTGFDVNHPDLGPNLRTDLAYNANDGSDYIYDANGHGTGSAGTLGAVGNNGIGVAGANWNVDIIPVRIAISDQNSSAYISTMAACIEYAADNGARVVNLSYGGIQYETIDAAAQYLRSKNGLLFMSAGNSGEEHDTYPDFTSFIGVGATDRNDNRASFSSWGTYVDITAPGVDIATTYPDNQYVYYSGTSFSSPLTAGIAALMVAANPAITPAEIETGLFATAADIGAPGDDNVYGHGLVDAYAAVMYATNLNQLVAPVADIVVSSNSVPFGSSVNFDASGSTDGDGSIVSYLWNFGDGTTSASVMATHTYAQAGSYQVSLTVTDNDGLTDAAVTTIQVTNALPTPVLQINNPADSYNIGESIFFVGSNSTDSDGTIVSYLWEFGNGDTSSLSDPEYAFASAGTYTVTLTVTDNAGSPNSTDVMVTVVDPSALNVPGGLAASVDGLAVTLTWQDNNTNEAEYVVERGVKYRGRIRFETVAELPADSTSYVDTVPDTGDFRYRVIARNSGDEAISETITVTVDSNTNPEPEPGGLAAPDNLAVTPSGVNISLSWSDNSDDELGFYIERGLKVKGQIEFALIGQVGANDTSFTDSGFSALPGGNYSYRVQAYKSGEVSGYSNTVEIRKK; encoded by the coding sequence ATGCGTCAAGTTAAGTATCTTATGCTGCAATGGAAAATGATATTGCAATGGAAGCATTGGCTGTGGATTTTGCTTCTTCCCCTGGCAACAAATGCACTCGCTCATAAACATAAGAATGAGGTAACAGAGCTTCGCCCCGGAACGGTGATCTACCAAATTGATGCGAATGCTTCTCCGGATGATCTTAAAGGGCTCAATGCGCTGTTAAAAAGCCAGGGGCTTGTTTCAGAGCGGACACTGGAAGGGAGCCAGATAGTCATCGCAACTTTTGAGCACCATGGCCGGGAAAAAGCCATTGCTAAGATTATCGATAAGAGTGGCTACGTTGCCTTTGCTGAGCCTGACTATATTGTGCAGCCCACATTACAGCCAAACGACACTTTTTTTTCTTACCAATGGCACCACAATAATGTGAACAGTCCGCAGGCGTGGGACATCACAACCGGAAGTAACGCTGTATTAGTGGGGGTGTGTGATACAGGCTTTGATGTGAATCATCCGGATTTAGGGCCTAACCTGAGGACAGATCTGGCTTATAACGCCAATGATGGTTCCGACTATATTTATGACGCCAACGGTCATGGAACAGGGAGTGCAGGGACATTAGGTGCTGTTGGGAATAACGGTATCGGTGTTGCTGGTGCGAACTGGAACGTGGATATTATTCCTGTCCGGATTGCGATTAGTGATCAGAACAGCTCTGCCTACATTTCGACCATGGCTGCATGTATCGAGTATGCTGCTGACAATGGTGCCCGGGTGGTCAATCTCAGTTACGGTGGTATCCAGTATGAAACCATAGATGCAGCTGCTCAGTACTTACGTTCAAAAAATGGTTTGTTGTTTATGTCAGCGGGTAACAGCGGAGAGGAACATGATACCTATCCGGATTTTACCAGCTTTATTGGTGTCGGGGCGACCGATCGTAATGACAACCGGGCCAGTTTCTCAAGCTGGGGGACTTATGTTGATATCACCGCGCCTGGTGTGGATATCGCGACCACCTATCCGGACAATCAGTATGTTTACTACAGCGGAACCTCATTTTCTTCTCCATTAACTGCTGGGATTGCGGCGTTAATGGTTGCAGCCAACCCAGCCATTACACCGGCAGAAATTGAGACCGGGCTATTCGCGACTGCGGCAGATATCGGTGCACCAGGTGATGATAATGTGTATGGCCATGGCCTCGTCGATGCCTACGCTGCCGTGATGTATGCGACGAACCTGAATCAGTTAGTTGCACCTGTGGCTGATATTGTGGTCAGCAGCAACTCTGTGCCATTTGGTAGCTCTGTTAACTTTGACGCTTCCGGTTCAACAGACGGCGATGGTTCGATTGTCTCATACCTGTGGAATTTTGGTGATGGCACAACGTCAGCCAGCGTGATGGCAACGCATACTTATGCTCAGGCTGGCAGCTATCAGGTGAGCTTAACCGTGACCGATAACGATGGTTTAACTGATGCGGCCGTGACCACTATTCAGGTGACGAACGCGCTCCCCACGCCAGTACTTCAGATTAACAACCCGGCTGACAGCTATAACATAGGTGAAAGCATCTTCTTTGTGGGTTCAAACTCAACGGATTCAGATGGCACCATCGTGAGCTACTTATGGGAGTTTGGTAATGGTGATACCAGTTCTTTATCCGATCCAGAGTACGCTTTCGCATCGGCAGGGACTTACACCGTGACGTTGACAGTGACGGATAATGCCGGTTCACCCAATAGTACCGATGTGATGGTGACTGTGGTTGATCCGTCTGCCCTGAATGTACCCGGTGGATTAGCGGCGAGTGTTGACGGGCTGGCGGTGACATTAACGTGGCAGGACAACAACACCAATGAGGCAGAGTATGTGGTTGAGCGGGGCGTGAAATATCGTGGCAGAATTCGTTTTGAAACTGTTGCGGAGCTGCCGGCCGATTCCACAAGCTATGTTGATACGGTGCCGGACACCGGAGATTTCAGGTATCGGGTGATTGCAAGAAACTCTGGCGACGAAGCCATATCTGAGACCATTACTGTCACAGTCGATTCAAATACGAATCCAGAGCCTGAACCTGGCGGTTTAGCGGCACCAGATAATCTTGCTGTTACCCCAAGTGGTGTGAATATCAGTCTGAGCTGGTCGGATAATTCTGATGATGAGCTGGGTTTCTATATTGAACGCGGTTTGAAGGTCAAAGGGCAAATAGAATTTGCACTCATCGGGCAGGTTGGCGCGAATGATACCAGTTTTACAGATAGCGGGTTTAGCGCATTACCAGGTGGTAACTACTCATATCGTGTTCAGGCCTATAAATCAGGAGAGGTATCCGGCTACAGTAATACCGTAGAAATTCGCAAGAAATAG
- a CDS encoding helix-turn-helix transcriptional regulator, translating to MLSERYLKIEEVVKVTSYSRAQIYRLMKSGEFPSSYRLSKNRVAWKETEIRNWSENRKSTTLMVELDRSQKLLKEVWG from the coding sequence ATGCTGAGTGAAAGGTATTTAAAAATAGAGGAAGTTGTGAAAGTAACTTCTTATAGTCGTGCTCAGATATATCGACTAATGAAATCAGGAGAGTTTCCGAGTTCGTATAGATTATCGAAGAATCGAGTTGCATGGAAAGAAACAGAAATACGCAATTGGTCAGAAAACAGAAAGAGCACAACTCTAATGGTTGAGTTAGACCGCTCTCAGAAACTATTGAAAGAGGTTTGGGGATAA
- a CDS encoding IS3 family transposase (programmed frameshift), which produces MTRYSPERKEAILKKMLPPHSLSVAQLAKEEGICEATLYNWRKAFRESGVVLPDSHTSSSQWSAQTKLAVVADTLSMTEAELSQYCREKGLYPEQVHQWRSECMQGFMSAKEREAEAKKQAKADKQEIKALKKELRHKEKALAETAALLVLKKKAQSLLRGRSRGRLTSTEDRKSLIALIHEACQSGCRLIRACDEAQIDLRTYRRWYQGGKVQADQRPQALRPAPVNKLSEQERRAIIDICNTAEYASLPPAQIVPALLDKGEYIASESSFYRVLKAAGQLTGRGRQKSRQKVVKPTSYTATQPNQVHTWDITYLPSTVRGQFYYLYLIEDIYSRKIVGYEVHETECGELASELLQRTVFREKCFQQALVLHSDNGSPMKSLTLKAKMEELGVLSSYSRPRVSNDNPYVESLFRTLKYIPQWPSNGFRSLNDAREWVERFVQWYNTEHKHSALNYVTPDERHHGKDKQILENRKQVLMLHREANPARWSGNIRNCEPVGKVELNPDKTPEIDEEKAA; this is translated from the exons ATGACCCGCTATTCACCAGAAAGAAAAGAAGCGATCCTGAAAAAAATGTTACCCCCACATTCACTTTCTGTCGCTCAACTGGCAAAAGAAGAAGGGATTTGTGAAGCAACCCTGTACAATTGGCGAAAAGCATTCAGAGAATCAGGAGTCGTTTTGCCAGACAGTCATACTTCATCTTCACAATGGTCCGCACAAACCAAACTGGCCGTTGTTGCCGACACCCTTTCTATGACTGAAGCAGAGCTCAGTCAGTACTGCCGTGAAAAAGGCCTGTACCCTGAGCAGGTTCATCAGTGGCGCAGTGAATGTATGCAGGGCTTTATGTCGGCTAAAGAAAGGGAAGCGGAAGCGAAAAAACAGGCAAAGGCCGATAAACAGGAAATCAAAGCCCTGAAAAAAGAGCTGCGACATAAAGAAAAAGCACTCGCTGAAACTGCAGCTTTACTGGTGCTGA AGAAAAAAGCTCAGAGCCTTTTACGGGGAAGATCCCGGGGACGACTGACCTCAACCGAAGACAGGAAAAGTCTCATAGCACTGATCCATGAAGCCTGCCAGAGTGGTTGCCGGTTAATCAGAGCCTGTGATGAAGCGCAGATTGATTTACGGACTTACCGCCGCTGGTATCAGGGTGGAAAGGTTCAGGCCGATCAAAGACCACAGGCATTGAGACCGGCGCCGGTCAACAAGCTTTCAGAGCAGGAACGAAGGGCGATTATCGACATCTGTAATACTGCAGAATATGCCAGTCTGCCGCCCGCGCAGATTGTTCCGGCCTTGTTGGATAAAGGAGAATATATTGCCAGTGAATCGAGTTTTTACCGGGTCTTAAAAGCAGCAGGACAGCTGACCGGGAGAGGTCGCCAGAAGAGCCGACAAAAAGTTGTAAAACCAACGAGTTATACTGCGACACAGCCAAATCAGGTCCACACCTGGGATATCACCTATCTGCCTTCAACGGTACGTGGTCAGTTTTACTACCTGTATCTGATTGAAGATATTTACAGCCGGAAAATCGTGGGTTATGAGGTGCATGAAACCGAATGTGGTGAGTTGGCGTCAGAATTATTGCAACGGACAGTGTTCCGGGAAAAATGTTTTCAACAGGCGTTGGTCCTGCACTCAGATAACGGCAGCCCGATGAAGTCCCTGACACTGAAAGCAAAAATGGAAGAGCTTGGCGTGCTCTCTTCTTACAGCCGTCCGCGGGTGAGTAATGATAACCCTTATGTGGAATCGCTGTTCCGGACGTTGAAATATATCCCGCAATGGCCATCAAATGGATTTAGAAGTCTGAACGATGCCAGAGAATGGGTAGAGCGATTCGTTCAGTGGTATAACACGGAGCACAAACACAGTGCGCTCAATTACGTGACGCCAGATGAGCGTCATCATGGAAAAGACAAACAGATTTTAGAAAACCGCAAACAGGTCTTGATGTTACACCGAGAGGCGAATCCAGCGCGCTGGTCAGGAAATATCAGGAACTGTGAGCCAGTTGGTAAGGTTGAATTAAACCCGGACAAAACACCAGAAATTGACGAAGAAAAAGCAGCTTAA
- a CDS encoding HNH endonuclease — MRRLEKPLDDTIAVFEKCIERIKDQGLKQRLEACKQEIHDASREFDSKVGEAMLHTMQPSNMSNGVTTDEMKKVYTNRMAKKLAPGREYYDKLMSLPLFGKCPLCSQRTVSTLDHHLPKAHYPTLVVSPLNLIPACQDCNKTKSEGIPRYAHEETLHPYYDDVEGFSWLKAKLVDPLCQNSCHC, encoded by the coding sequence ATGAGGAGGCTTGAGAAACCTTTAGATGACACTATTGCCGTATTTGAAAAGTGTATTGAGCGAATTAAGGATCAAGGCTTAAAACAACGTCTTGAAGCATGTAAACAAGAAATACATGATGCCTCACGTGAGTTTGATAGCAAAGTTGGCGAAGCGATGCTTCACACAATGCAACCAAGTAATATGTCCAACGGAGTCACTACCGATGAGATGAAAAAAGTATATACAAACAGGATGGCCAAAAAGCTAGCTCCTGGCCGTGAATACTATGACAAACTAATGTCGTTACCCCTCTTTGGTAAGTGCCCTCTTTGTTCACAAAGAACCGTTTCTACTTTGGATCACCATTTACCGAAAGCACATTATCCGACTCTTGTTGTTTCCCCACTAAACCTAATACCCGCTTGTCAGGATTGCAATAAAACAAAAAGCGAAGGTATTCCAAGGTATGCGCATGAAGAGACTCTTCATCCATATTATGATGATGTGGAAGGATTTTCTTGGTTGAAAGCTAAGCTTGTGGACCCCCTCTGTCAGAATAGTTGCCACTGTTAA